The sequence below is a genomic window from Lolium perenne isolate Kyuss_39 chromosome 4, Kyuss_2.0, whole genome shotgun sequence.
ATTTTCCCGTGGCAGCACTCACTTGTCTCCACAATTTGGTTTGTGGAGATAGCTTGTCGCAACATGCAGCCGTGTCGTGGCGTTTGCCAGTTTGTGGCGATAGAAATTTGTGGCAATAACCAATGCCAACGACCTAAGTTTCGTGGCGCACTCTCTTTCGTGGCGATAGCGAGCTGTGGCGATAACCTATGGCAACATCTACTGGTTTGTAGCATTAGCCATTTGCCACGAACCGCTACGCTCGTGGTATTAACTTATGGCGACAACCATTCCACTCGTCGCGATAAATAGGTATGGCAACGGTAAAAAAAATTGTGGCGAGAAGGTGTTGCGACAATTGTAACATTTCGTGGCGATACTCTATTTCAACAAAATCCAGTTTCGTGGCGCCAAATGCTTATCGCAATGGGGAAAAAGCTTGTAGCAAGAAGCTACTGCGACAATGCGAACTTTTCGTGGAGATACTTTGTTTCAACAAAATTCACAATTGTGGTGTTACATAATTTTTGCAGCGTCCAAAATGTTTGTAGCAAGAAGTTACCGCCACAATTTGAAGGTTTTGTGGCGATACTCTATCTCAACAAATTTTTATTCCGTGGCGCCAAATAGTTATCACATCATTCATAAAAAGTGTGGTAACAATTTTTTGCAACAATAAAAAGTTATTCGTTGCTACATCCTAACGCAACAAAGCATGTAGTCATGGCGACTAGGATTTGACGCAACACTATATTTTTCGTGGTGCTAACCTAAGGCAACAAAAAGTGAGTTGTGGCAATAGCTTATCGCAACcataaaaaaaaatacaaccattGAATTACAAAATTCAAATCCACGCGTATAATATGTAGGTTCATACAAATCATAATTCTCATATCAAATATCCATCAAATGCAACTAAAGTAAAATGTAGCAATCCAGTATAGTTGAGTCCATTAATTGCCACCATGGTAGTTCAACTCTCTAAAGTATGTGAAGTTTTCCGTGTACTTCAACCCTGTCCAGCTAATTCTTTGGGTCCTGCAAtcaaaaaatgaagaaaaaaattCCTTTTAGTAAGCTTATGTATCTTCTGATTCATAACTGATTCAGTAAGCAAGTCCACAAGGATATAATCATAAGGAATCTGGTATCACTTTAATTTTAACCATGTATTACAAAAGCATATATCTAGAAATAAATATCTATCTAATTCTATAGGTTCTATGCAGAATCATGTTGATGATGACAAAGGTATATGGTAACTCTAAACACTAGCTTGTTACTTGACAGGTTGGAGCATAAATAGAAACTGAACTTAAATAGCAGAAGCTAGACAGCTGGATAGTGTTATGTATATTTCAATGGAGAATTAAGTGCCACAAGTGAAATGACAGCAGCATATCCATGATAAATATTGTATGTATTAGAGATTAAACATGAGAACCAAAAAGGGGGGCTCAAATTCAATTATCAGGTCTGAGTCTTGATGGTCTCCAGTTAGTACTAGTATTAACACATTTAGCAAGAATGCAATCTGTATAAGGCTACCCTGATGCACATGCCTCAAGGTCAAAGAGTTTTTTTAGTACTACTTATGAGATAAATAAGACTAGTGCAATCAGGTTATGCCGAGAAAGGTGCATCATGGAGGCATGATCTCAAGAAGCAATGCGGCAAAGCACTTGAACATGCATCAGGTTAATTTTGCATGCCATACAGTGGCGGAGGACCCATTCTAGCAAGGTATGGCTCGTGCCATAGCTAGCTTTGGCTGTGCATACTAccaaaaatgttatcttgtaagatatTAACTCCGCCATAGCAAAAAAATTGTTCGTCCTCCGCCACTGATGCCATATATACATCTCACAAATGCATATGAACATAACAAGGACAAAATCAAATGTAGAGGAAGAGGTTGTAGGGAAGTATTGTTATGCTACTACAAAGTTATATTTTTGAGCATACTAGAAACGGTTATAGAACTGAGCAAGGATTCAGACGAGTAAAGCATGAAGCACAGATAAGTGATCTTATTCATAGAAGTGAGCAAGGTACTGTTGTGACTTACCATTGCTTTGTACATTCGAGAATTCAATGTTGCAGCTTGTAGGAGTGAATTTGTAGAAATCAAATTTGACTTTGCTCCTAGATTTCTGTTAGGACTAGAGCTCTTTAAAAGAGTGGTTTGCAAATTTGAATTAATATTTTCTTTTTCATTCCTCTTCTTAAGCACCTGCGAGTAAAAGTGCACTTTCAGCAAGACAAGTTAGCAAAATAAACCTTACAAGACAGGAAGCATATGACCGTCATTACCTGTTGGTTTCCCATCTGTTGGCTAAATTTAGCCATCTGTTGTTGGAACTTTGCCATCATATTTTTTTCAAATTCGAGCCTTGATCTTCGCTCCTCTTCCACCATTTTTTCTCTTGCATCACGCTCTTCTTGCAACCTCACCTCAAGTTGCTCTCTCTCAGAGCGCTCGAAGTCAATACTCTGCTGCATGTTTGCACGCTCAACTTCTAATTGTTCTTCTAATTCGCTAACATGCTGGCTGAGCTCGGAGTTTCGCTGCAGGGTTTCAGCTGCAACACGAGCTTGGTCCTCAATCTGCATCCGAAACCTTTCAGAACCAGTTTTGGGCTTGGCCATGTACCCGTAGCCACGAGGCTGCGATGACTTGCATTGAACTGTGTCTTTATATGCAGTCTGAAAAACATTGTTTCTCTGCTCAGTTGATAGTGGACCTTTTGTTTCAGTTTCTTTGTTCTGCACCGCTTCACGTGCTTTGTCCTAAGAACGAAATGAACAATTATAGTTACAACATCAATATTGATCTATAAAAGCTGAAACAAGAATAACACAATGATGTTTTTCTTTCTTGTGTTCCTGCTCAAAGTCAAGACTCAAGAGGAAATTTGTGGGAGTTTACTTGTTCTGACCGTAAGCAATATTTTGATCTGTGATGGACGTTTCAGTTTGCTGCAGCTGGAAACCTGGGTCACATCTATGCTGTTTTTAAGATTCAGAAACGGCAGTAACTTCTATCTCTGTATAATCTTTATGATCCCGTTGGAGCGGCCTCCACTCGATCTTACGATTCTGATTTGTAGTGCAGTACGTATGTTCACCAAAAAAAAATGTAGTCAAGGCAGGCAGTATACTTAACTACTAGGTAATTAGCGTGGGTTGATCAGGATTGCTATTACGAAATATTGGTGGATTGATCGGAAATGGTATTATAAAATATTGGTGCTGATATTAACCGAAAGAAAATTACTAAATATTTCATAGCATCTTTTTCAAAGAGTAgattaaataagaaaaaaattAAAGGTTAAGATGAAAGGGTGAACTGAGGCTGAGTTTGTGGCTAAAGTTTAGATTTTTTGGGATTTTTTTTTCTCGCATTGCAACACACGACTTAAGGTGTTTCCAGTAGCAAGTTTTGAAGCGCAATTGCAATATGATGTGAGTGTGATTAAGATAGACGAAATAGTTTGACATGAACATGTATAAGAAGATGTGTTTCCGCTAATCATTCGAATTCAATAATAATATTTAATtttttcttttctaaaacacatGGGCTGTAACGTGGTCTACCGTAGCAACGATTGTGATATCTTTATCTATTAATAAAGAATTTTTTTCTCCCTTTTTTATCCGTTACAATGTATCATATTTATATTTATCTTTATGATTGGAGTTTCAGCTAAGGTAATCCTGATCCATCTCACATGTATGTCTTGTAAAAGCTGAAACAAGAATAACACAATGATGTATCAGTACACTCACATAAACTTCCTGGGACTCTGGGTTAGACCATGTTCCATTCTTCGTGTGTGTGAGTTCCCATAGAGCAACACAATCCGGCTCTTCTCCAGTTTCCAAGTTTCTCTGCAAGTAATATGACAATGAGAAACTTCAAACATGAAACCATAGCTACCATCGAGGCATACATATTTAGTTAGGCTCATACCTTCTCAAAACTTAGTTGGGCGTACGATTTTGATCCAACTCTATGTTTTGTCTTCTGTTTCTTGCGATTATCGGAGTTCACTTGGCTGCGTGCCTATCCATTCATTGAAACCAAATATAAACAGCCAAACAACACACTTCATGTAAACACACAGTGCACACAAACAGTGAGATTAGAGATAACCTGGAATTTTTCATCATTGCCGAAGTAGTTGATCATCCATTCCCACTCTTCTGGTTGTAAGTCTTCCGGAACATTAGCCAATCTAGCATCATCTGTTTTGAAAGCCTTGTAAGTGGAGCTTAGAGTTGATCGCCAGCCTCTATATCGCTCTTGCGCAATTCTGAGAATTTTCTCTTCAGTTTCCGGTGTATCTTCTAGGTCCCATCTGTCCTGTAAAACATAGACAACGGAATATAAATAAGTGGTGCATTGGCGATGATAAAATAAGATAACAAACATGAAAAAGGTTGTACGCACTATCACATCTGCGACAATGAGTCGATGCACACTTGGGTGAATGTCGGACCATCTCCTCACCCCAATGAGTGGTACCTTCCTTTTCATTATCACTACCACGTCATCCTTGAATGAGCGATAGTTCATTCCTATCGTACCACCCAACGTTTCAGAGAATGTAATATTTAGCTTCGCAGATCCGTTGGCAAAACGCTTCTGAGCTGCTTTAACACCTTTTACAACACCtcgccctttcttcttcttctgtccATCTGCTTCTACAACCCAAATCATAGAAAAAAAGTATCTCATGACTTGGTTATTAGATTGTGTCAGATCGGAGGACCCAGATTAGAAGGAGAGAAAGTACCATCCTGTAGTTGCGCACGATAGCGGCGAGCATGGGATGGCCATTCATCCAGGGCACACATGTCATTAGCTGACACTGGAGTGTCGGATTGTCCTTGAGTACCtgtacaagatttagcaatattgaaGATTTAGCAATTTAACCCATACAAGGATTTTATGCATTATAGCAAATGCTAGGGACAGCTTAAGTGAGATAAACAGTTTACCAGATCTGGGTTGTCCACCAT
It includes:
- the LOC127295035 gene encoding uncharacterized protein isoform X3; protein product: MSSTVDAAVRKGSVVLTRTESITEYTNNGGQPRSGTQGQSDTPVSANDMCALDEWPSHARRYRAQLQDDGQKKKKGRGVVKGVKAAQKRFANGSAKLNITFSETLGGTIGMNYRSFKDDVVVIMKRKVPLIGVRRWSDIHPSVHRLIVADVIDRWDLEDTPETEEKILRIAQERYRGWRSTLSSTYKAFKTDDARLANVPEDLQPEEWEWMINYFGNDEKFQARSQVNSDNRKKQKTKHRVGSKSYAQLSFEKRNLETGEEPDCVALWELTHTKNGTWSNPESQEVYDKAREAVQNKETETKGPLSTEQRNNVFQTAYKDTVQCKSSQPRGYGYMAKPKTGSERFRMQIEDQARVAAETLQRNSELSQHVSELEEQLEVERANMQQSIDFERSEREQLEVRLQEERDAREKMVEEERRSRLEFEKNMMAKFQQQMAKFSQQMGNQQVLKKRNEKENINSNLQTTLLKSSSPNRNLGAKSNLISTNSLLQAATLNSRMYKAMDPKN
- the LOC127295035 gene encoding uncharacterized protein isoform X1 encodes the protein MSSTVDAAVRKGSVVLTRTESITEYTNNGGQPRSGTQGQSDTPVSANDMCALDEWPSHARRYRAQLQDEADGQKKKKGRGVVKGVKAAQKRFANGSAKLNITFSETLGGTIGMNYRSFKDDVVVIMKRKVPLIGVRRWSDIHPSVHRLIVADVIDRWDLEDTPETEEKILRIAQERYRGWRSTLSSTYKAFKTDDARLANVPEDLQPEEWEWMINYFGNDEKFQARSQVNSDNRKKQKTKHRVGSKSYAQLSFEKRNLETGEEPDCVALWELTHTKNGTWSNPESQEVYDKAREAVQNKETETKGPLSTEQRNNVFQTAYKDTVQCKSSQPRGYGYMAKPKTGSERFRMQIEDQARVAAETLQRNSELSQHVSELEEQLEVERANMQQSIDFERSEREQLEVRLQEERDAREKMVEEERRSRLEFEKNMMAKFQQQMAKFSQQMGNQQVLKKRNEKENINSNLQTTLLKSSSPNRNLGAKSNLISTNSLLQAATLNSRMYKAMDPKN
- the LOC127295035 gene encoding uncharacterized protein isoform X2; its protein translation is MSSTVDAAVRKGSVVLTRTESITEYTNNGGQPRSGTQGQSDTPVSANDMCALDEWPSHARRYRAQLQDEADGQKKKKGRGVVKGVKAAQKRFANGSAKLNITFSETLGGTIGMNYRSFKDDVVVIMKRKVPLIGVRRWSDIHPSVHRLIVADDRWDLEDTPETEEKILRIAQERYRGWRSTLSSTYKAFKTDDARLANVPEDLQPEEWEWMINYFGNDEKFQARSQVNSDNRKKQKTKHRVGSKSYAQLSFEKRNLETGEEPDCVALWELTHTKNGTWSNPESQEVYDKAREAVQNKETETKGPLSTEQRNNVFQTAYKDTVQCKSSQPRGYGYMAKPKTGSERFRMQIEDQARVAAETLQRNSELSQHVSELEEQLEVERANMQQSIDFERSEREQLEVRLQEERDAREKMVEEERRSRLEFEKNMMAKFQQQMAKFSQQMGNQQVLKKRNEKENINSNLQTTLLKSSSPNRNLGAKSNLISTNSLLQAATLNSRMYKAMDPKN